Genomic segment of Perognathus longimembris pacificus isolate PPM17 chromosome 11, ASM2315922v1, whole genome shotgun sequence:
AGTATGCCTTCTGGGCTTGGTAAGGAGCAAGAGTCACTGAATTGTGGGCAGCAACTAGTATCTGTTCTTTCCCACCACCAAGGGACATGAGATACACGAAAACCTTAAGAAGTAGATGCTTGTCTATTCAGGGTGATATTCAGGTtgatttggaaataaaagaaattgagGCTTTGAGGCTTGCACTTGGATTGGCCTGGTACAAAGCTACCAAATCTGCTActgctcttcctgctcttcctctttcttcttctctactttcctcctccttcttttctttgtccCTCAATAACAATCCTTTCCAAGTCACCTACCAGGAAAAAGGAAGAGCAGGAGGTAGAAGAGGAAAAGCAAGTGTGTGTCTTTGACCTCTTTCCATACAAGTGACTGAACCCACTTTGACTCCACAGTTATCTTGCACTCCAGTGCATTACAGCATCAAGGGCTGCTGACAGAGGCCAAGAGTAAATGCTGGCAGCAAGCCTGATGCCCTGGGGCCTGcagaacattttcatttcatgGTCCAGTGGAGGGGGGCTAGAAAATAAAGCAGTTGCTTTGAGTCAAGCTCATAGGTGATATGCAGAGACAAGGTCTCCTTTGGAGCAGTCCCTCCACTGATTATGAAAGTAATCGCCCGAGTTGCCAATACCTCCACTTTCTGAAAAATCAGGGAAACTACATGTCTTGCCATAGGTCCCATATAACAACTGCTGTAATCTTTCAGCTGTGGATTCCCAGTCCCATCTGATATGCTTGTGCACACTGGCATTGGCTTTTGTGCCTTCTATTCTACAGGGAAAACAGAATCCAGCTCATATGTAGACACATAGTGTGCTCTTGCTTTTACTCTTCAaaaactctttctctctctccatttctttttaccTGGTTTTACAGAGACTAGAAGGTTGTCATCCTGTGGTATGctttggaaatgtgtgtgtgtgtgtgtgtgtgtataaaatttgTCTTATCCTCTTTAGGGTGTGAGAAGGAGAGATTTTCCCTCCTACTTAACGAAAATGAGAATGAAACCATGAAGGTGCAAAATAACTCAATAGTAATCAACTGTGATGGGCTGTACCTCATCTCCCTGAAGGGTTCCTTCTTTCAGAGTGTCAGCATCAACATTCATTACCGGAATAGATCGAATCCTATTCTTGTCTCCAGCATGGATAGGAGGATTGACTTTACCACAGTGATCCATATGGGTTACAAAGATGAAGTCTACTTGAAGCCCAAGAACACTGCCTGTGAACAGCTCAGCTTCAATGGCGGGCAACTGTTTCTCATCCAGCTACGTTCTGATAGGTACTGTGCCCAGTGAGGATTGGATGGCAGAGCCTCAGAGCAGTCCCTAGCAggaatgctgggctggggatggaCAGGACAAGATCGTTCCTTGTGGTTGGAGGAGTTCTTTCTGCTCATCCATGTGGGATAGGACCAGAAGGAAATTCTGCCCCCACCTCTACTCAGGgatatttaaaacatattttacacaGCAGTTaactttatttattcttttatcttCTAAATGCATCTAACTCTCATTCCCCAGCATTGCCTTGAAGCCAGGAAAC
This window contains:
- the Tnfsf4 gene encoding tumor necrosis factor ligand superfamily member 4, whose product is MEGIQPPNQNVANVPRSRFKWNKIWLVASGIQGLGLILCLIYICLHFNTSQVESPPLQSIGVRLLGCEKERFSLLLNENENETMKVQNNSIVINCDGLYLISLKGSFFQSVSINIHYRNRSNPILVSSMDRRIDFTTVIHMGYKDEVYLKPKNTACEQLSFNGGQLFLIQLRSDRYCAQ